GGGAGCTTGCCTGAAACACGTTGTTATCCAGCCGCTGCCTGTTCTCGGCCACATTGAGGACAAGAAAGGTCACGAGAAACATGCGCTCGTTACGGGACTGCAAATCCTGCAGCAGCTTCTTCGCCTCCTCGCCGTAGGTGGCAAGATCGGAAGGGATGATGTCCATGTCGTAGCCGGAACGGATGGCCTTTTTCTGCTCCTGAATCTTCATAGAATCCAAATCCGTGATTTTCCGCTTCACCGTCTTGATGGCATTCACCTGGTCGATGGATTGGATGTGCATGGTGACGATGAGGCTGGATTCCATATCGAGAAAATCAGCCAGCATTCGGTCGTTCAGCTCCGGAGCGAGAATTTGCAGGAACGATACCGCACCCACCTGATGCCCCATACCGAACATGTTGCCGCTTTTGAACTCGAAAGAGCTGGGCGCGATGAAATCCTTGACGGAGAGTCCGGATGGAGCCAGCCAGTCCCACGAAAATCGGAACGGCTCCGGCGTGTCCATGCGGAAGATGTCGTGCAGCAGCTTCAGACGGTCCGCGCCGTTCAGAGAAGCGGCGGTTACGCCGAGATGTTTGAAGTTGTTGAGAATGTCGATTTCGACGCGTTCCAGCCGGGGCTTGGCCGCTTTCAGGCTGTCCGCTTCGATGCCGAAGGTCAGGTATTTGGTCTTGATGAGGCCGTTGTTGCCTTTGGCTAGCTGATTCCGGAGCATTTCCGTGTACTCCGAACGCAAGCTGTCAAAATCGTCGCCCTGCGGCGGGATGGTGACGCTTTTCGCAAAGCTGTCCCGCGTTGCAGAGAGGTTTAAAAACGAGAGTTGAAATTTGATGGAGTTGTCGAAATAGTTGAGGAAATCGCACCAGCCTTCAAAAATGGCGGTCTTGTCCTCGTTCTGATTGAGCTGATAGTTGATGTCCTGAAACTGAACGGTTTTCGTGTAATAGCTGTCGGTCACACGGCAGATTCCGTCCGGGAACATCCGCTGAAACGGGATGCTGTCCTGCGCCGACTGCTTTTTCTTATCGGTCTGCCGCGCCTTTGTGACGGCGGCTTCGATCTGACGCCTCTCGGCGCGGGTCAATGACCGTTTCATGGCTGGTTTTTGCTTTTTTACCGACAATCCGATGCACCTCCTTGTCGAGCTTACTTTGCCGCGCGAGCACGGCGTAAAAATTGTTGGTCTGATAGGGCCGCTGTTTTGGACGGAGAAACAGCACCTGGGCAATGTTGCGGACGATTTTTTCCAGCGGCAGGCCGTTTTTCTCGTAGATGGCCATCAGGAAAAACGGCAGCATCACGAGAACCATGCAAAGGGAAGCGGCTCCGGTGCTGAACCCCAAAGGCCCCTTGAGCAAAAAGAAAAGCGGTACACCAACAAGCGCGCCGCCGCTGAAACAAACAAGCTGCCGTTTTGTTAAATTGAACAGAACCTTCGTTTTCACTGCGGTCAGGTCCTTGGGTACGGGAACATAGGCCATGTCAGCGCGCCTCCTGTTCTTTTGTCGGGCGCGCGGCTTTCGCGGCAGTATCGGCGGTATGATGAAGCTGTTCCAGAACGGACGGCTTTTCTTTCCGTTCGTAGTCCCGGAGCGCGTCCTGCTTGTCGAACACCTCGTCGAGCGCGAAGCTGAAATCGCTCAGATCTTCCGTGCGTTCCAACCATTTATCCGCGACGACCTGCAAGGGATTTTCAAACAGAAGAAGATAGTCGATTTCCTCCGGTTCAAAGCCGTGACTTTCGGTCAGATAATAATGGGCGTCCCTGATTGCGGTGATTTCGCGGGAACCGTCGATCAGCTTTGCTTTATCGCTAGCTTCCCACGTTTTCCGAAAATCCTCAAGATTGGCGTCCAGCCTGTCAAGAAGCTCCTGTAATTTGTCCTGCATTGAATATCACCTCCGTTAATGCACGCTAAAAATTGATTTTGCGAGGCTTCCGGTCTTAAAGAGCGTAAAGCACAGCAGCACCGTGTACCCCATGCAAGTCCAGATGGCCTTGCTGACATCCGTGCTCACGCTGATACTTTTTACAAGAACGGCGTAAATCGCCACGCAGACGATGATGAGAAAGCCCTGAAATCCCAGCGCGAACAGGGAACGCAGATAATTCTGCCCCATGCCGCCCGATTCCCGGTTTAGCATCGTCGCCATCGGGATTGGCGCGATGGAAGTGGCTAAATAGATCTCGATCATCCTGCCGTACACGATGATGAAAATGCAGATCGTGAGCGCCCACATGGTAAAGCCCACGAAAATGCTCTGAAACCACAGCCCGAACAAGGGGCCGAGGTCCATTGCCATGAGCCGCGTCTGAAGGTTTGCCGTGACGGAACTGATGTCGATGGACGTGTCGGAAACGATGATTCCCGCCGCGCTGTTTACCACGCTCTGCGCCACGTCGAATATGCCCATGACGATATTCCATGTGTTGGTCACGATGAGGATGGCGCAGGCCGTTTTGAAAATCCACCGAAAGAAAACAGCGCTTTCGATGTCGTGAAAATTGTTCTTATCGGTAATGATCTGAATCAGCTCCAGCGTCATGACGAACGCGAGGATCAAGCCCGCGATGGGCATCATGACGTTTTCGGACAGGGTTTGGATCATGTTGTAAATGCCGGTGTTCCACGCCTGCGGCGTCGTTCCCACCTGAGAGGCGATCTGCCCGACCTGACTGTTTACGTTGTCGAACATGCCTGACAGGTTGTTCATGATGCCGCCGACGAGTATTTCTTTCAGCCATTCGGTAATCTGCTGCTTGATGAAATCCAAGTGGCATCACCTCCTTTTCCGCCGCCTGTTTTCACCATGAGGCGGTACGAACGGTAACTAACGCGCCTCATGGGACACGGACCGGGACTTTTCGGCGGCGGGTGCGGATTTTTGCTCCCGCGCGAGTTTTTCGCTGAGAGCGTGGATGCTCTGCTGAACGGAGGGCTTCCGCTGCGCCGATTGCTCCAGCGCGGTCAGACGGAGAAGGGCTTTCTCCACGCTCTTTTTCATGGAGGACAGGCAGGACAGCTCCGCTCTGAATGGAGCTTCCAAAGACTTTGCCAGCTTTCCCATAGGCTTTGCTTCGGCAGCAGCCTCGTTTCCCATCAGTGTTCGGCCCATATTCTTGATGTGCCGCCCGGCCTCATGGTACTCCGCGCTCACGGTTTCAATTTTATCCATCGCTGATCTGTCAGTCCGAATGCTTTTATCCAACTCCGTGCGCATGGTTTCCAGCATGGGCCGCAATTTGAAAAAGCGGGTGATATTATCCAGCGCGGAAATCCCTTTTTCCCGAAACGCATCCACGGCGTTTTTGCAGCCGTCGATCACGGCCTGTTTTGTTGCATCCAGCCGGTCACGCACAGCTGTCACGCTTTTTTCCATAGCCGCGCCCGTATTTTGCAGAACGGCTTTTACGGGGTGAGCCTGTTTCTGTGACGCGCTGAGTTCCCGACGCAGTGCGGCCAGCTCCGTGACCGCTGTGTCGAGCTGGCGTTCCATCGCGCTTACCTGATTAAAAACGGCAAGCAGGTCCTTCACGGCAGGCACACGGTTGGCTTCCATGACGGCTAAAAGCTCCTTGACATACTCGTTTTCCAGCAGCGGTGCGGCAGTGGTTGCCGTGTTTTCCATACGATCATCTCCTTTCCCGCGCCCCGTGAATGGGGGCGCGGAGTGTTTTTGCATTGACATCAGCCGAACAGGTTGGAAAGCAGCGGAACCAGCGTAATGCCGATCAGGGCCACGCCGCCGCCCGCCATGAGCTGTTTAATGCCTTGACTTTTCGCTCCTGGATTATCATTTCCATACCCTTCCAGAAGGTTGATCGCGCCCCAAATGGCAAGGCCCGCGCCGAGGGCGATCACGAGGGTCTGGAGAACGCCGATTGCGGAATGAAAGAAACTCATAATATTACCTCCAATTCTGATTTTGAAAATGAAAAAAGCCGCTATTCTGCGGCTTTCGGGTCCCCGGAGAGGTCAACGGAATACGTGTTGAACACATCGTCCGGTTTCGGTTTTAATTGGGTGGACAGAAATTTCTCAATATGAAAGGCGTTGCGGGGATTGTAATCGGACAGGTACTTGTAGTTCGGATGCTTTGTAATGTCGTACTTGTCCGAAAGGAAAGGCCGGACGCCGCGAAGCTGGAGGATACACTTGCCTCCGTCGAGAACGGACAGCTCATCGACCGAAGCTAAATCTTTCCCCAATTTTTGATAATTGAGGCTGTGAGAAACCTCACGGCCCCGGCTTTCGCCGGTGTTAAAGGTATCTATTGTCTCCTTCCCAAGTGATTCCGTCAGTTCTTTCAGGGTCGTGCGCTCCTTGCCGCCGAGGAAGATGGCGCTGTCGCAGTTGCCGATAATCGTGTCGGCGTTGTCTTTGTACAGGGCCTTGAGTTGGCTCTGCGCCTGCAAAACAAGGCAGGCCGAGATTTCACGGCTTCGGATGGTGGCGATCAACTTTTCAAACTTGGGGATCTGCCCGATGTTGGCAAATTCGTCGAGCAGGCACCGGACATGGACGGGCAAACGTCCGCCGTACACGTCGTCAGCCTTTTCGCACAGCAGGTTGAAAAGCTGTGTATAGGCCATCGAAACTAAAAAATTAAAGGTGTCGTCTGTATCAGAAATAATGATGAACAGAGCGGTTTTCCGGTCGCCCAGCGTGTCCAGTTCCAGCTCGTCGTAGGCTGTCAGGTCACGAAGCTCCTGAATGTCGAAGGGGGCCATTCTTGCTCCGCAGGAAATAAGGATTGACTTTGCTGTTTTGCCCGCCGCCAACTTATATTTCTTATATTGCCGGACGGCGAAGTGATTCGGATTTTCCTTTTCCAGCGCCTCAAACATGAGATCTACGGGATTTTTGAATTCCTCATCATCTTCCCGGACCTCCGAGGCGTTGATGAATTCGATCAGCGTGGCGAAATTCTGTTCCTCGACCGGGGCCTCATAGTGGATGTAGCCGATGAGTGCCGTGTAAAAGAGAGTCTCTGCTTTTTCCCAGAAGTCATCTCCGGATTTACCGTTCCCCTTGGTGTTGGCGATCAGCGCCGTGACCAGCTTCAAGATGTCCTTTTCCGAATGGATGTACGCGAAGGGGTTGTAGCGCATCGACTTTTTGAAGTTGATGGTGTTGAGAATTTTGATGCGGTAACCCCTGCGCCGCAGGAGACTTCCGCATTCCACGACGATGCTGCCCTTCGGGTCCGTAACAACGAAGCTGGTCGGATAGTCCTTGGAATCGCACTGCATCAGGTTCGGCTTGATGAAAAACCGCGTCTTGCCGGAACCGGAGCCGCCGACGACCAGCACGTTTTTGTTCCGGGATGTTTTGGGGTCCTTCGGACGGCTGTTCATGGTAAGCCGTTCCGTCTGCGTGAGAATGACGTTGTTTTCAAAAACGGGGTCGATGTAGGGTCTGATATCTTCGGCCTTGCCCCAGCGGGCCGAGCCGTATTCCACGTTTTTTCGGAATTTCTTGGCGTTCCGGCCTTTGACGTAGACCGCCAGCCGGAGCGCGGCGGCGAGAAGGACGCCCACGCCGAGGTCGGCCGGATAAAAGCTCGGCAGCGGAGAGGAAAACGCGTCGGTAAGGCCGTCCGTCAGGTGCAGGAGCTTCCCCGAAGCGTCCGCGCCTGCGGCCAGCCTCCACGCCTGCCCGAACTTGGTGGCAAACAATGCGACAAACAGGTAGGGCAGATTCATCAGGAGCAGCTTTTTTGTTTTCTCACTCATCGCGCCCGCTCCTGTTCCTTATGTCTCACCCGGTCAACGGTATTCGCCTTGACCAGATCCTTGAACTGCCGGAGCCGCGAGAGAACGGAGGGCCTTTTCGCCCGGTTCACCGTTTTTGCCGTGAACTCGGTGAAAGCGGCGGTGAGCGCGTCCGCGTCCCGCGCCTTGAAAAAGACGAGATATTTCGGCGGCGAAACGCTGCGGTCCTTCTTGACGGCGTAATCCACGCCGTATTTCCGCGCCACGCGGTCAAAGGATTTGATATTGCTGTCGGTGATCTCCATGTTGGAAACGCCCGCGTTCTGACCGACGAGCTGTTTCACCGTCTGTCTGCCGTGCGGGGCCACGGGACCGACGTGGGCCTTGGCGTTTTTCTTCTCCTTCCGGTGGGCCAGATACTTAGCAATCGCCGCTTTGAGCACCCGGCCCGTGAGCTTCGTGCCGCTGATGATGAGCGTCACGGAACGGTTTTCAATTTCTTCCTGCAAGCAAAACACCTCCTGTCATGGAAAAACCGCCTTTCATCATCGTTCATCATGGGAAGGCGGCTTTTTCTTTGCCGGGGCCGGGTTCCTGTCGGACCGGCTGTCCGGCCTTTTTTCCTCGCTCTTTTTCAGAAAAGGGGTGAGGACGGTTTCCTTGCTGTCCATGTACATTTCCTCGGTTTTCTGCTGCGCCTGCTGGAGCTTTGAGATGGCGTCGGTCACATCGTTGAACAGCGAGTGGTACATTTTCTGATAGTCCGGCACGTTACCTCCGCTCCTTTTCCGCGTCTTTTTCCCGGCCCTGTCCCTTGACGGTGAGAATGCCGTCAAGCGTGGTGGCGGTAATATGCAGCCGTTCCGCCGTGGCAATGTCATTTTTCACGGGTTCGTTCACGTTTCTGCCGCAGACCACCAGCACATGAGCACGGCGCAGAAAGTTGCAGGCAATGTCGATGCCGTCCTTGTGTTCCTGCGGGATGGCGTCGTTGAGGAAAAGCGGCAGGGACAGAATCGGGCAGACGGGCGAAAAGCCCGCGTCGTAGATTTTGCGGCAATATTACGCCGCATCCTCGGTGTTTTCGATTTCATCCGCGCCCCACGGGGCGGTGATGTATGCGAGGGGTCGTTTCATGATAAAAATTCTCCTTCCCAATTTTTTGTCGGGCATGAAAA
This genomic window from Caproicibacterium sp. BJN0003 contains:
- a CDS encoding PcfB family protein — its product is MQEEIENRSVTLIISGTKLTGRVLKAAIAKYLAHRKEKKNAKAHVGPVAPHGRQTVKQLVGQNAGVSNMEITDSNIKSFDRVARKYGVDYAVKKDRSVSPPKYLVFFKARDADALTAAFTEFTAKTVNRAKRPSVLSRLRQFKDLVKANTVDRVRHKEQERAR
- a CDS encoding PrgI family protein, producing the protein MAYVPVPKDLTAVKTKVLFNLTKRQLVCFSGGALVGVPLFFLLKGPLGFSTGAASLCMVLVMLPFFLMAIYEKNGLPLEKIVRNIAQVLFLRPKQRPYQTNNFYAVLARQSKLDKEVHRIVGKKAKTSHETVIDPRREASDRSRRHKGAADR
- a CDS encoding Maff2 family mobile element protein — protein: MSFFHSAIGVLQTLVIALGAGLAIWGAINLLEGYGNDNPGAKSQGIKQLMAGGGVALIGITLVPLLSNLFG
- a CDS encoding DUF6674 family protein, whose product is MENTATTAAPLLENEYVKELLAVMEANRVPAVKDLLAVFNQVSAMERQLDTAVTELAALRRELSASQKQAHPVKAVLQNTGAAMEKSVTAVRDRLDATKQAVIDGCKNAVDAFREKGISALDNITRFFKLRPMLETMRTELDKSIRTDRSAMDKIETVSAEYHEAGRHIKNMGRTLMGNEAAAEAKPMGKLAKSLEAPFRAELSCLSSMKKSVEKALLRLTALEQSAQRKPSVQQSIHALSEKLAREQKSAPAAEKSRSVSHEAR
- a CDS encoding VirB6/TrbL-like conjugal transfer protein, CD1112 family translates to MNNLSGMFDNVNSQVGQIASQVGTTPQAWNTGIYNMIQTLSENVMMPIAGLILAFVMTLELIQIITDKNNFHDIESAVFFRWIFKTACAILIVTNTWNIVMGIFDVAQSVVNSAAGIIVSDTSIDISSVTANLQTRLMAMDLGPLFGLWFQSIFVGFTMWALTICIFIIVYGRMIEIYLATSIAPIPMATMLNRESGGMGQNYLRSLFALGFQGFLIIVCVAIYAVLVKSISVSTDVSKAIWTCMGYTVLLCFTLFKTGSLAKSIFSVH
- a CDS encoding VirD4-like conjugal transfer protein, CD1115 family, producing the protein MSEKTKKLLLMNLPYLFVALFATKFGQAWRLAAGADASGKLLHLTDGLTDAFSSPLPSFYPADLGVGVLLAAALRLAVYVKGRNAKKFRKNVEYGSARWGKAEDIRPYIDPVFENNVILTQTERLTMNSRPKDPKTSRNKNVLVVGGSGSGKTRFFIKPNLMQCDSKDYPTSFVVTDPKGSIVVECGSLLRRRGYRIKILNTINFKKSMRYNPFAYIHSEKDILKLVTALIANTKGNGKSGDDFWEKAETLFYTALIGYIHYEAPVEEQNFATLIEFINASEVREDDEEFKNPVDLMFEALEKENPNHFAVRQYKKYKLAAGKTAKSILISCGARMAPFDIQELRDLTAYDELELDTLGDRKTALFIIISDTDDTFNFLVSMAYTQLFNLLCEKADDVYGGRLPVHVRCLLDEFANIGQIPKFEKLIATIRSREISACLVLQAQSQLKALYKDNADTIIGNCDSAIFLGGKERTTLKELTESLGKETIDTFNTGESRGREVSHSLNYQKLGKDLASVDELSVLDGGKCILQLRGVRPFLSDKYDITKHPNYKYLSDYNPRNAFHIEKFLSTQLKPKPDDVFNTYSVDLSGDPKAAE